In the Telopea speciosissima isolate NSW1024214 ecotype Mountain lineage chromosome 2, Tspe_v1, whole genome shotgun sequence genome, one interval contains:
- the LOC122651264 gene encoding DNA-repair protein XRCC1 isoform X1, giving the protein MSDSKSSRNDGGNKTTGRNIPSWMASGGHGNKSHGKKPADVNIKGKDNDLKNSKETRCSDKSANGGEATSSTMNFSKLMEGVVFVLSGFVNPERSILRSQALEMGAEYQPDWNSSCTLLVCAFPNTPKFQQVEADCGTIVSKDWISECYNQKKLVAIERYLMYPGKPWRRNTACPGSGKDQEATLPRKTEKQVKKRSSPKQSASPKGKGGAPNSAQDRFSPSNLKKWATDDLNKTISWLESQEESPEPSEVKKIAAEGILTCLQDSIEALEQKKDIRQVTEDWKFVPHVVEELAGLESARSGSESLSKEDLYQQAMICKSIYMMAYDSLEAQPVQKSKKPKTGKDHKQDGDETENKVNHAAYDSDDTIEMTEEEIDIAYKTIASKLSKC; this is encoded by the exons ATGTCTGATTCAAAATCAAGCCGTAATGATGGTGGTAATAAGACTACAGGTCGAAATATTCCCTCGTGGATGGCCTCTGGAGGTCATGGGAATAAATCCCATGGTAAGAAGCCAGCTGATGTTAATATCAAAGGGAAAGATAACGACCTTAAGAACTCAAAGGAGACCAGGTGCAGTGACAAGTCAGCAAATGGGGGTGAAGCTACTTCCAGTACTATGAACTTCTCAAAACTTATG GAAGGGGTTGTCTTTGTGTTGTCAGGGTTTGTTAATCCTGAGCGCAGCATATTGCGATCACAAGCATTGGAGATGGGAGCAGAATATCAGCCTGACTGGAACTCAAGTTGCACCCTTCTTGTTTGTGCTTTTCCTAATACTCCAAAGTTTCAACAAGTTGAGGCAGATTGTGGAACTATTGTTTCAAAG GATTGGATTTCAGAGTGTTATAACCAGAAAAAGCTTGTTGCGATTGAAAGATACCTCATGTATCCTGGAAAACCATGGCGAAGGAATACTGCATGCCCTGGGTCTGGCAAAG ATCAAGAAGCTACCCTACCTAGAAAAACTGAAAAGCAAGTTAAGAAAAGATCAAGTCCAAAGCAAAGTGCATCTCCCAAGGGCAAG GGAGGAGCTCCTAATTCAGCTCAAGATCGCTTTTCCCCTTCTAATTTGAAAAAGTGGGCTACTGATGATTTGAATAAAACCATCTCATGGCTTGAAAGTCAAGAAGAAAGT CCAGAGCCTAGTGAAGTGAAGAAAATAGCTGCAGAAGGGATACTCACCTGTTTACAGGATTCTATAGAAGCTCTTGAGCAAAAAAAG GATATCCGGCAAGTGACAGAGGATTGGAAATTTGTTCCTCATGTGGTCGAAGAATTGGCAGGACTCGAAAGTGCAAGAAGTGGCAGTGAATCACTCTCAAAGGAAGATCTTTATCAACAGGCTATGATATGCAAAAGCATTTATATGATGGCATATGACAGTTTAGAAGCCCAGCCTGTCCAAAAGAGTAAGAAACCTAAGACTGGTAAAGATCACAAGCAAGATGGTGATGAAACCGAAAACAAAGTCAATCATGCTGCATATGACAGTGATGATACAATCGAAATGACTGAAGAAGAGATAGACATTGCTTACAAAACTATAGCTTCTAAGCTCTCCAAATGTTAG
- the LOC122651264 gene encoding DNA-repair protein XRCC1 isoform X2, whose translation MSDSKSSRNDGGNKTTGRNIPSWMASGGHGNKSHGKKPADVNIKGKDNDLKNSKETRCSDKSANGGEATSSTMNFSKLMEGVVFVLSGFVNPERSILRSQALEMGAEYQPDWNSSCTLLVCAFPNTPKFQQVEADCGTIVSKDWISECYNQKKLVAIERYLMYPGKPWRRNTACPGSGKDQEATLPRKTEKQVKKRSSPKQSASPKGKGGAPNSAQDRFSPSNLKKWATDDLNKTISWLESQEESPEPSEVKKIAAEGILTCLQDSIEALEQKKDIRQVTEDWKFVPHVVEELAGLESARSGSESLSKEDLYQQAMICKSIYMMAYDSLEAQPVQKSKKPKTGKDHKQDGDETENKVNHAAYDSDDTIEMTEEEIDIAYKTIASKLSKC comes from the exons ATGTCTGATTCAAAATCAAGCCGTAATGATGGTGGTAATAAGACTACAGGTCGAAATATTCCCTCGTGGATGGCCTCTGGAGGTCATGGGAATAAATCCCATGGTAAGAAGCCAGCTGATGTTAATATCAAAGGGAAAGATAACGACCTTAAGAACTCAAAGGAGACCAGGTGCAGTGACAAGTCAGCAAATGGGGGTGAAGCTACTTCCAGTACTATGAACTTCTCAAAACTTATG GAAGGGGTTGTCTTTGTGTTGTCAGGGTTTGTTAATCCTGAGCGCAGCATATTGCGATCACAAGCATTGGAGATGGGAGCAGAATATCAGCCTGACTGGAACTCAAGTTGCACCCTTCTTGTTTGTGCTTTTCCTAATACTCCAAAGTTTCAACAAGTTGAGGCAGATTGTGGAACTATTGTTTCAAAG GATTGGATTTCAGAGTGTTATAACCAGAAAAAGCTTGTTGCGATTGAAAGATACCTCATGTATCCTGGAAAACCATGGCGAAGGAATACTGCATGCCCTGGGTCTGGCAAAG ATCAAGAAGCTACCCTACCTAGAAAAACTGAAAAGCAAGTTAAGAAAAGATCAAGTCCAAAGCAAAGTGCATCTCCCAAGGGCAAG GGAGGAGCTCCTAATTCAGCTCAAGATCGCTTTTCCCCTTCTAATTTGAAAAAGTGGGCTACTGATGATTTGAATAAAACCATCTCATGGCTTGAAAGTCAAGAAGAAAGT CCAGAGCCTAGTGAAGTGAAGAAAATAGCTGCAGAAGGGATACTCACCTGTTTACAGGATTCTATAGAAGCTCTTGAGCAAAAAAAG GATATCCGGCAAGTGACAGAGGATTGGAAATTTGTTCCTCATGTGGTCGAAGAATTGGCAGGACTCGAAAGTGCAAGAAGTGGCAGTGAATCACTCTCAAAGGAAGATCTTTATCAACAGGCTATGATATGCAAAAGCATTTATATGATGGCATATGACAGTTTAGAAGCCCAGCCTGTCCAAAAGAGTAAGAAACCTAAGACTGGTAAAGATCACAAGCAAGATGGTGATGAAACCGAAAACAAAGTCAATCATGCTGCATATGACAGTGATGATACAATCGAAATGACTGAAGAAGAGATAGACATTGCTTACAAAACTATAGCTTCTAAGCTCTCCAAATGTTA A
- the LOC122651266 gene encoding photosystem II D1 precursor processing protein PSB27-H2, chloroplastic — translation MTVFAVKKFCPLFSNSIEKTPKPRPQYKLRAGNHLVPSSQETLFRRRPVLICNGASLVAILTHNVALTPPLARAEEKDLKDQEDDGTNGIVGAIQSLFDPNEKTKSGKVLPKAYLKSAREVVKTLRESLKEDPKDITKFRRTADAAKESIREYLNNWRGQQQVVTEESYVVLEKAIRSLASFYSKAGPSASLSEEVKSKILDDLDMAETFL, via the exons ATGACTGTTTTTGCAGTAAAGAAATTCTGCCCtttattttccaactcaattgAGAAAACTCCAAAACCTCGCCCACAGT ATAAATTGCGGGCTGGAAACCATTTAGTTCCATCTTCTCAAGAGACCTTGTTTCGTAGAAGGCCTGTTCTCATATGTAATGGAGCTTCTTTGGTTGCCATTTTGACCCATAATGTTGCTTTAACACCACCATTAGCAAGAGCAGAGGAAAAGGACCTGAAAGATCAAGAGGATGACGGAACTAATGGCATTGTTGGGGCTATTCAATCCTTGTTTGATCCTAATGAAAAAACAAAGTCTGGGAAGGTATTGCCGAAGgcctacttgaagtcagctagAGAAGTTGTGAAAACTCTTCGTGAGTCATTGAAGGAAGACCCCAAGGATATTACCAAATTTAGAAGGACTGCAGATGCTGCAAAGGAATCGATCAGAGAGTATTTAAATAATTGGAGGGGTCAACAACAAGTGGTGACAGAG GAATCTTATGTTGTTCTTGAGAAAGCAATTAGATCGCTGGCCAGCTTCTACTCAAAGGCAGGTCCATCAGCATCTCTATCCGAGGAGGTGAAGTCCAAAATTTTGGATGATCTAGACATGGCAGAGACATTTTTGTAA